The nucleotide sequence TTTCGTTAACTTGTCCACAAAACCATATCCGGAGTATTTCAAGATGTCGAAGATCTTGGCATAGTGATAgcaataatatatttaacaaGCTTTGGCATTCAGAAACATCCACTATTTCTAATTTTCCAAAGCTGATAATTTCACAAGGGTCCTCATTCCATATGTGCTTCAGTTTTGGTAAGCTAGacaaagttaattttttcaattcagCAATTTGCTTCACCAATTTTTCTTTAGATTGAATACATTTCACATCAAACACTGTTTCTAATGAATCACAGTCTCTCACTTCAAGCTCTTCGAGTCTAAGAAGCACTTGCAATATATTTGATGGAAAAAGTACATTTGACAAAAAATCACATCGTTGCACGACTAGTGATTTCAAATTGCAAAACACATTGGGGTGAAGTTGGCCATACCACAGATCCTTCAGTTCAGGGAATTCAGACAATGTTAAATGTTCAAATTCACAAAATGCAACCTGTAAATCAAATATTAAGTGGTAagtcaataatttttttcatgcaATATTTGGTCATGTATTTTGAACATAGCCAAAAACTACATTTTGTCTACACACAATAATCAGCATATGGTTTCCAATTTCGAAACTACAGAGTGCCACATTTGCAAACAGTTTTATGGAGTTAGCTTCTATAAAAGATACATTTAGCCAATttcaattatataaaattatatatgttaGTTAAACTCTTTCAAGATAAATTAGCCTTTTCAATTCTATTTTTTGtagtttgaaattaaaaaaattattacaaaagttAAATTAGTTAGAGAATCTAAATGTATCACATGCCAGGAATAACAATAAAAGTACATAAGCTAAGTTAATATTCCAAATCATTATGAGTTTGAAttagagaaaaacaaagttttgtTTATTCACTAAAAAACTATATAATGGAAAAATAGGAGATAGTGTTGTATGAAATaagttattattttcatttatccTATCCTACACAATTTCGGGATATACTTCCTAAAATAACTGGTTTTCTTCAAAGTTTCTtgatttaaaagataaaaatcaacCATCTTGTATTCACTGGAAAGCAAATGGAgaattgattatttatttttttttgaaataaacaaATAGAGAATTGATGTTACGTAGGAAATCAATTGGAAAATATAAGCATACCTTATCTTCATACATattctttattttatcatttaggTTCCCTTTCAAATGCCATTTCCCAACATCTTGTGCAGTTTTCACTTTTTGAAGAATTGGAGAGCTCACATTTCCCTCAGAGAAAATCTTCATGCGAGGACATTCTCTCACAACTACTTCCTCCAACAATGGAAGTTTCAATAAGCACTTACCAGAGCAAAATTTGTTGAGCCTTGGCAAACATACAAGCATCAATGTTACCAAACTAGTAAGTGCAATCTCAACATCTTCACTTCCTGTGATTATTTCTTCAAGTGAATTACAGTTGTTTACTATCATTGTTGTGAGCTTGGCAAGACTTCTCGCTGTTGGagatgtaattaattttatcaaccCATTGCAATTTCTTATTGTCAAATTTGTCAAGTGACTAAAAGTACCAGAGGAAGGTGACAACATCGTCAAACTAGGACATTCATAAATTTCAAGGTCTTCAAGTTTTTTAAGAACCGGATCGATTTGGTATCCTTCTTCACATATATTTTGAAGTTCAGGCAAATAACTAAGCTTCAACCATTTCAGCCTTGTGTAACTTTCCTTGGTTACCAATCTTCCATCTGGGAATATCTTACATGAATATATGATAACAATGTTAGAAAACAATATTCTGAAGTCGCAACAACTGAACAGAAACAACTCATGATTTTTTGACAAACAACTGAACAGAAACAACATAACAGCAAAAAGCCACTGCAAAATAGCTGACAGGATCAATATACTTGAAAAACTTAGACTGCATAAGAATTTGTTGACCATAAAACTATCTATTACTATTAAAGTTACACACATAGTGACCATAAagctatatatatgtatatcatGTACGCTGTTGTACGATCCTTTCATCCTTGGTAGTTAGCTCTAGATTGTCTCATATTTTGGATGATTTGTATTAGCCTTCTATATCAATCATTTTCCACTGCACAATCCTGCCAACAAATGTTTTGAAATCCCgattttattgttatttctaTATTTCTCGGACATATAATTTTCCTCTGATTCCCCAAAGGGAGCAATATGTCATTTAATTTGATGACTCTTTTGGACTgctctttgatttttcttttaactgGTTCTCTTATGTAATGGTTTAAATTGAACTTTGTTGAGTTAAATAATAGTAACTTTCTACAATTTCTTATCCTCATTTTCTTTAGTCATCAACGTAAGTGAACCTGGAAACTAATTTTTCATCAACACAGtaaaacaacatcatgtaataaAGAGacgaaaaataataaaatagagaaGGCAAACTATATTACCTTGATCAACAACAATGGCAGCGGCGCTGGGATGGTCGGAGACGGCGGCGGCGGGTTCGTTAGTGTTGGTAGCGGGAtgttgacatttttctcactaaatcttcatttttaagctccctattcatctttttaatctaaaaattatcccagtcctctctaaaatcatccaggcactcaaaactaaccaaattataccttataacaacaatctaAAAATCATGATATCTCACTCACtgactcgccatggcaagtggttctgctcgcgaggcgagccatgaagttgctcactcgagATGCGAGACAGGCTACTcgccggggcgagcgatgaatatcagcACGGGCaaaatgcaggtttttcccaaaaatctcaatttcactcatcaaatcagtttacagatatgagaTGGAATGttgtatgcactcagaacctatttctaacatcaaaccagtgattcctacactcaattcacccaaaaacccaagaattcaacataaacccaaaatccccaatttctaccataaacctgttaaaccaaaatcagaattaaacctctatactactgaagcaaacctcacccttaccttaattcagatgaacaaATGCACACAAATCTGGTTCCCTTGGCtctacttggctcttctccccttttctcccaaaacttgtctgtTTGCACGTAAAACTGATTTCTGActatttcttttcctaactcccaatacataactcccctttatttcatttaactccccttaattctattaatttctaattaaatccccaacctccaaaataagaataattaccacttattctaattaatattaaaataaaccatataataaaataaaacacaccacatatcaacaataattatttaaaatcatataaaagactctaaataaatcataaataaataaataacgactagggcgttacacactTGAACATATATCAGAGTATCTAATtgttcttcaatattttgttatcatcaaaactctagaGAATTGTACAAAACCAGTTTTATTCCAACAATCTTCCCCTTTTTAATGATGACAACCTCAAATATTtggaacaattgttgttaatctaattatcAAGTTGACTTCAGGGTACGAGGTTTGCAAGCTACCAAGCTCCCCTGAGTCTTGATAGTCCATAAGATGAGATTATAAGCTCCTCCTAAGTCCTATCGAGgtcaattaaattaatttttaatcaattcaaGTGCATAAGAGCAACATAAATCAAAACTTAATAGAGCTAAAGCTAAGTGAAATATGAATAATTTCTTATAATTCTGGTTTAATTAAAACTCTTAGATATTGAAGCTCGTTAAATTCAAccttagggtctgtttggattgatgggATGTGGTGGAATGGAGTGGAATTGAATGGTATATAAGTaaatttcattgtttggatttataaaaaaaaataatggaatgAAATGGAACACAATGGAATCAATGCCATTATATACCACTcaatccttcaatttttcaatcCCCCTAATTTGGGGTGTATCAATGGAATGAAATATGAATCTTGAAatattaccattttacccttatttcAACTGTCTCTTCCTTTACTCATCAAATACTTTTTCCTACGTTCCTCCTCACTGAGTTCACATTTTCACTTCCTTCTTCTGTGAAGTCTGCTAGCTTattcttctgctcatccttcaCTTTCTTCCAGGCACAAGCAAAGTACtccattttatgaaaatattccaattttgagtttttttgtttttctgggTTTTCGTTTTTAGGTGAAATATATCTGATTTGTGACGAAAGGTTGATTTTAGTGGTGCTGGACtgctccttcaaaaaaaaaagcgGTGCTGGACTACTGGTTCTTGTTGCCATAGGAGATCGATTAGTGTGATTCCTTTGATATTGGTGGTTTCTTACTTCATGGCCATTTTgtgagatgttttttttttttttggtagatagacgaaatggcaaagccattataaactcacacacacaagtggaggtaccggggttcgaaccccggtcatggcatccggcctaacaatttcggcattttgccagttgagctaggacttctggatattTTGTGAGATGTTTTATTATCGTTGTTTTAGTAGTTTCCAGTGAAggtataaataacaaaatacaaGGAAAGGGAGCTATATAagctatatatattttattttacgtAAAAGTGTGCTTTAAAATAAGGGTATGAATGgaacataaaaattataattgtttaATTCCATTCActttccaaacaatggaatagaGTAGTTATTCTATTCCGCTCCGTTCCATTATATTCCATTCCACTCTGTTCTGTTCAGTATCATCAATCCAAAAATGTTCCAGGATTCAAACTTTTAATTCATTAATGCTCGAGTTGGAATTTTCTAAGCTCTCTTATACGTTCATACTAAGACTTAATTACTTTATATCATACTCCCCctttttgtcatcaacaaaaataagataaCACAGCACACAAAGAAACgaatagaaaataaattgtataCTAATTCAGAATATCAAAGTTAATGAATATACAAGTTCAAAAgtattttttgcagaaaataAGACAAATATAAGGGTGTCCTAAGGTTGGTTGGAAAGCAGTTCCATCAGAGTCTTGAGATCAGTACACATTTCATCTTGATTGGCCTTCAATTATGTTTGGTTCTGCATAAACACTACTTAGAGAACAAGCTGGAAGGGGAGTACAAACCAGGTTACAATCAAATTGCAATGGATACAAGAGATCAAGATAAGATAGTTGCAATGCCCTTGCTACGTACTTTTCAAAGGTGCATGCTTTCTATCTTTGCCGATATGATAGAAAATTCTATAAAAGTTTGTATGGATGATTTTTCAGTTTTTGGCACCTCCTATGACAAATGTCTTGAGAGCCTTGATGGTGTCTTAA is from Medicago truncatula cultivar Jemalong A17 chromosome 1, MtrunA17r5.0-ANR, whole genome shotgun sequence and encodes:
- the LOC25483237 gene encoding uncharacterized protein produces the protein MEYFACAWKKVKDEQKNKLADFTEEGSENVNSVRRNIFPDGRLVTKESYTRLKWLKLSYLPELQNICEEGYQIDPVLKKLEDLEIYECPSLTMLSPSSGTFSHLTNLTIRNCNGLIKLITSPTARSLAKLTTMIVNNCNSLEEIITGSEDVEIALTSLVTLMLVCLPRLNKFCSGKCLLKLPLLEEVVVRECPRMKIFSEGNVSSPILQKVKTAQDVGKWHLKGNLNDKIKNMYEDKVAFCEFEHLTLSEFPELKDLWYGQLHPNVFCNLKSLVVQRCDFLSNVLFPSNILQVLLRLEELEVRDCDSLETVFDVKCIQSKEKLVKQIAELKKLTLSSLPKLKHIWNEDPCEIISFGKLEIVDVSECQSLLNILLLSLCQDLRHLEILRIWFCGQVNEIVAMENGSMKNSISFPRLTEMALVGLTNVKSFYPEKHTLECPSLNLLKVYRCEALKMFSFSPLGFKQPAQVDEIHDMPFQIPLFYIEKVSHNMKDLALCGKDALKILSGCCPENLFQKVKFLRLQCFEETPITFLKGFHAIFPNVVTLQNNSGLFGRKTFQWVTF